A genome region from Gigantopelta aegis isolate Gae_Host chromosome 3, Gae_host_genome, whole genome shotgun sequence includes the following:
- the LOC121368210 gene encoding protein UXT-like gives MTDTCSRVLQFEKFLNETLKEDLRKALEARDKIFSQISEYLQLKTVIERLKETNLSNSELKTKTDIGCNFYIQAKVPDPSHIFVAVGLGVFVDFTLDEALLFINKKTARLTESTDSLTKKIAQIKAHIKLVLEGLRELQNLSGEVDKPMRDVF, from the exons aTGACTGATACTTGTTCCAGAGTACTTCAATTTGAGAAGTTTTTGAATGAAACATTAAAGGAAGATCTTAG AAAAGCATTAGAGGCTAGAGATAAAATATTTAGCCAGATTTCTGAATATTTGCAACTAAAAACAGTGATTGAAAGACTCAAG gAAACTAACTTATCCAACAGTGAACTGAAAACGAAGACCGACATTGGATGCAACTTCTACATTCAAGCTAAAGT TCCAGATCCATCACACATCTTCGTGGCAGTTGGTCTTGGTGTTTTTGTTGACTTCACTTTAGATGAAGCATTGTTGttcataaacaagaaaacagCAAGACTGACGGAGAGTACAGACTCTCTCACCAAAAAGATTGCACAGATTAAAGCTCACATCAAGCTGGTGCTCGAG ggtTTGCGGGAGCTGCAAAACCTTTCTGGAGAAGTTGATAAACCAATGAGAGACGTATTTTAA